In Phyllopteryx taeniolatus isolate TA_2022b chromosome 6, UOR_Ptae_1.2, whole genome shotgun sequence, one genomic interval encodes:
- the tyrobp gene encoding TYRO protein tyrosine kinase-binding protein, producing MSLAECGSCYLISMQSVIGIIASDLLLTVFIAVSLFYLLTVHKKRTEQAAKIHVREPEEITESPYQELHGIQSDVYSELQHLRK from the exons ATGTCTCTGGCAGAATGTGGATCTTGTTATCTCATCAGTATGCAGTCCGTCATAGGCATTATTGCCTCTGACCTCCTGTTGACTGTCTTCATCGCTGTTTCTCTCTTCTACTTGCTGACCGTCCACAAGAAAAGGACAGAGCAAGCTG CAAAAATACATGTACGAGAACCAGAAGAAATAACAGAATCTCCCTATCAG GAGTTACATGGAATCCAGTCAGATGTGTATAGTGAACTTCAACACCTCAGGAAATAA